The Aquila chrysaetos chrysaetos chromosome 7, bAquChr1.4, whole genome shotgun sequence DNA segment tcttaaacacatttaaagGACACTTAGCaaagctttatgtttttctgattttgttacACCAGGTTAAGTGCAAtaaccattttattttgaaattgtttctgCTAAGAAAGAAATTTAGTCTTATTAGGTGGAGTAAAAAAGTCAGTAACTAGAAATGTCACTATTAAACTAGTACCTTGTTTTATTGCAATGGCACCGAAAGAGTTTAACTGATATTCTAACAAATTAGCACAATCATATTCAGCTACAATTTGCctgaaagaggacaaaaaagaacaacacaTTACTATTAGAAGTGTTTAGTAACAATTttagattttaataaaaaattaaacagaagagGCTTGAAACTaacattgcaattttttttggtAGATGATAAAATCAGGGGTCTATCCTGAGCCAATTCTTTTAAACTTaacttacaggaaaaataattaaaaaaatatatctgttggaaaaaaatggtggcACACTTGGGCtttcactgagaaaaatctACTCCTATGTGTGCCTAACTAAGGATGCCCATCCTCAGATTCTTAGGAGTTACACTTGTGCTTAATTTTGCTAAATCTCGGTGTCAGCTTGCAATTCTTCTTACTTTTGAGTTTgggatgctgaaaaaaaattcacggTTACATACAGAATTAAAGCCTTGCTCCTGCTCCCCCTGACACTGGTGACCAAACTCCTGTTGCTTTCAGCGAACACAGACTGGGCTCTGACTATGTAGTGTGGAATGCAATCCCCCTCTCCCAAGCTGCACGGGGTAAAGTTGGTCAGGATCATAAATACTGTTTGCATCATTTATGTTCACTTTAATCCATCACCACTCCATTAAGTTTAAATTCTAGCAgaagaatttttcagtgttagtTTTCCACCTACTTCTGggttaatatttcttttacttacagaataattttggaCCCGTACTATAGCTTCTGGTAAATATCTATGATCCTACTTACACTAAATGCTCCAGTTGTGATTTGAGGTAAAATAATGGAACTACACAGAATATCTGCAGCCCATTATTACCACGATTTTCAACAAATTAGAAAATTGCAACACAGTATCACATATGatagaaagcagcagaaagaaatactcTTATGCATTGTATTCATAAAATGCAGTGATTGTAGTgtgatgttttttcctctgctttgagCTGGATATGTATGCTTAATACAAATTTCAAATACATACTTCTTCATTTATACAGGTgtctatataaatatttacatttttagtttttgttaAAACATATCTTTGTACTCATGGCCAAGCTTATTACTGTGTGTAGGAACACAACTCATCTTCCGTCCCTTAAGGAGCTCTCTTTTTTTGATTTAATAGTTATACATTCCTTTGTAGTTAGAAATACAAACAGTTGTACAAATAGTGGAACAAAATTATGAAACTTGTCTGACATCCATTCAATCTTAGTTCATATTATAAACAGTACCATTTGCATTATGATGGCTGTTAATACAACGACTTTAGCTACCGAAGTATCTATAGTAAATTAGTCTTTGGGACATTATATAAAGCAAAGTACCCCCTCCCCCAATTTTCCTTAGAAACTTATAATTAAATGGCTGAAAGCAGGCTTGCTGCtactttttatataaaatctTAGTAATAATATTGCTGACTTTAGAGTCTATTTTAATTTGCACAAGTTCCatataacaacaaaacaattcTATGTTGTCTTAAAATACCAAACATTCGTATCCAATAACATCAGGATTACTCAAACTTGAGGTTTATTTGTTATTGCTAAAGGTTTCTAAGACCTAAGTCAATACAGCAAGACACTCCATCCACTTCCTCCCTAACTGCAAGTGCATGGCAACTATTTATATGGAGCTTGTgtgttggtttcttttaaaaaaaaactaatgAAGTTGGTTACAGTATTTCACTACTATAAACTCACAGTTAGAATCCAAATTGTTGTTGCTCTTTCATTTAATATATAACTTTTTATATAATACACACGCACACGCCAACATCACAGGATGAAGATCCATGCATACAATCCAGATGTGATCATATTTCAGtgttaaaggaaataaaattattctgttacTATTAGATCCCAGACCACAGTATTATAAATTCCTCTGCTTTCTACCTAATAACCAAGTTAGTTTACCTTAATCTTCAAATCCAAGCAGCATCACAAATTCCACATTTTTCATCATCGTTGTCATTGTTTTGATCCTCTTAGATTTCTAGTTTATACGGTATACATCTGAGATCCTGAACACAGCCTCCACTGAACCAGCTTTTTAAGGTATCTGTTAAAGCTAATTGTGTGTCTGTTCATGGCTCCAAAGACTAAAAGCTGTCTTGAAAGTCCTGTGACAGAGTTTACACATGTATTGTCTTTTGAATGTGATAGCTGAGAGTGGTGGAGCATGATAGAAAAGTGTATCTGACTCCTGTggtacaaataatttttcagtagtAGCGGAGCTTTCAGACAAGCCTGTCGGACTATCAGGCTCCAAAGGCTGGATtttggggaggggtgggggtggaggtaagggtggtggtgatggggaATTAGCTGGTGGACATATCTCAGGCTCCTTATTTGTGGACTCCTCTGCAGCCTGTGACATATGAGACTGGAAGTGACTCCACAGCCGGAAATTGGTTCGGAAGGCCTTGTTACACACATGACAAATAAATGGCTTCACAGAGCATAAGAGCTCTTGGTGACGCTCCAGCTGTTTGCGTACAGTGAAAATCTTTCCACACTTTTCACAGGGCCACAAACCAGCATCTTTGTTGGAGACTACTTCCTTAGGTTCCCTGCTCTTTTCAGTGACCTCATCCTCTATATCATCTGCAGGCTCTTCTTTGATCTGAATTTTAAACTGCTTGGAAACACTTAAGTCTTCAGGTAGGCATGAGGAATCTTCAGAATCAAAATTTATTTGTTCTGACGAATCACTGAATACACCATCTTCCTTTGCAGCAACaaaattgttcattttattgGATTCTGACTGAGGAGGCAATCTTGATGAACTAGTTATTTCTCCATTGTGATCCAGGATAGGTAAAGAAAAGTTCTCTGATGGAGCCATTGTGTTTTGATTGTGAACTTCAACTTGATGACGCCAAATACTAAAGGATGATTTAAAGCTACGCATACACTCAAGACAAGTAAGTTTCTTGTATTCACACTTGCTTTCATGCTCATGCGTCAgctctggagaagaaaatctAAGGCTGCAGTAAGGACAGACAGTAGCATTTCTACAGAGTCGCTCATGATTTCCCTGTTCAATAAGTGAAGAGAGCTTAGCATTGCAGAGACGGCACTGATAAACCTCTTTGTTTTCTACTGGAGTTTCAATATGAATATGATCTTTCTGCTTAGGAGCCTTATTCCCTCCAACTGGTTTCTCCCCTGGGTGCATTTTTATGTGCTGTTTAAATTGCGAGAGGAAACGATAAGCTTTCCCACAGTAGGTACAAATATAGGCTCCTTTGGTTCTCGATCTTAAATTCCTTTTGATGACTTGTTGTGCTTGTGAAGCAGACTGTCCCTGAAAACCTTGCTTGCCACGTCTTAGTTTAACAATTAgagcttttttaatttctctctctctcactatATCGATCAGTTTTCTTTGGAATTTTTCATCCAAAACAGCATGCGAACTGGAAGCTGGTGAGGGATTCTTCACAATTCCATGTTGTGTCTGGCAGTGCGTCCACACTTTGAAATTTGTGTGGAATCTCTTGTGGCATATGTCACAAGCATAGGGCTTCTCTGGATTATGATACATGTTAACATGACGATGAAGACCTGCTGTTGATCTGAAAATTTTAAGGCAGTGcttgcatttaaatttcttatttGGTCTTACTTCTTCCATCTCGCTGTATTCATCTTTACTGACATCAGAATCAGGAAAATCAGTATCAAGGTGCATAGGGCTTGAGCCTTCCTCACAGTTATCTTCTGACCCAGGAGAACCCTGCTCATCTGCCTTCAGTTTCTTAAATGGTAGTCTTCTATCAGCTTGAAATCTCCTTTTTGCTGGAAGTCTACTTGGTTCCTTATGATCATCCtcagttttaaaaggaaagtcTTTATTTGTCGATGCTGAAGCATCACCCACTGTAACTCTTATTATTTCAGCAGGATCTGAAAGTGGACTGCTAGGTTCAGTTTTTATTCGCACCTCT contains these protein-coding regions:
- the ZBTB21 gene encoding zinc finger and BTB domain-containing protein 21 codes for the protein MEGLLHYINPAHAISLLSALNEERLKGQLCDVVLIVGDQKFRAHKNVLAASSEYFQTLFTNKENESQSVFQLDFCEPDAFDNVLNYIYSSSLFIEKGSLAAVQELGYSLGISFLTNIVSKSPQAPFPACPVKKILYQDEDESSSQKRSVIVCQNRIEAQAKSINQTQHDLSHTSKPSPSVAVKTSSRPQVTKPTETLHNLSLTERRWLKESPVSYTKVHETSGTVEDQSRGGLVKRNTVLPQMPLAEKEIASDEPGSSGQLLRGKATEMSLKRPRPPVLSLRGASESTFLLREAGKGNSQGEDRNLLYYSKLGLVIPSSGSGPENQSIDRSGPLVKSLLRRSLSMDSQVPIYSPSVDLKPSQVSSSSSPGTNDSQKTFNVVSQKSSLKESSEKIVIDEKPQVIHPHRLRSFSASQSTDREVASPLTEVRIKTEPSSPLSDPAEIIRVTVGDASASTNKDFPFKTEDDHKEPSRLPAKRRFQADRRLPFKKLKADEQGSPGSEDNCEEGSSPMHLDTDFPDSDVSKDEYSEMEEVRPNKKFKCKHCLKIFRSTAGLHRHVNMYHNPEKPYACDICHKRFHTNFKVWTHCQTQHGIVKNPSPASSSHAVLDEKFQRKLIDIVREREIKKALIVKLRRGKQGFQGQSASQAQQVIKRNLRSRTKGAYICTYCGKAYRFLSQFKQHIKMHPGEKPVGGNKAPKQKDHIHIETPVENKEVYQCRLCNAKLSSLIEQGNHERLCRNATVCPYCSLRFSSPELTHEHESKCEYKKLTCLECMRSFKSSFSIWRHQVEVHNQNTMAPSENFSLPILDHNGEITSSSRLPPQSESNKMNNFVAAKEDGVFSDSSEQINFDSEDSSCLPEDLSVSKQFKIQIKEEPADDIEDEVTEKSREPKEVVSNKDAGLWPCEKCGKIFTVRKQLERHQELLCSVKPFICHVCNKAFRTNFRLWSHFQSHMSQAAEESTNKEPEICPPANSPSPPPLPPPPPLPKIQPLEPDSPTGLSESSATTEKLFVPQESDTLFYHAPPLSAITFKRQYMCKLCHRTFKTAFSLWSHEQTHN